A single Vanacampus margaritifer isolate UIUO_Vmar chromosome 7, RoL_Vmar_1.0, whole genome shotgun sequence DNA region contains:
- the LOC144055367 gene encoding uncharacterized protein LOC144055367, producing MSMRNVTTDPRMILLVCSVALLCLLPGSLCAPPTCDELIRPLVGMTPGQAAGSWATLAASMTSASDEVLLGQRDSITFHAYDFTCIQANRFGDECKYYRLNVTLKDNVMTVKAMGISMAGTFYYTSCPDCLVFTFKVEGLDSTDLYLVSKRRELELSEKEEFAAQAKCLNLREPVWMDPTKPLCERKLAEEVTVYGPDFITE from the coding sequence ATGAGCATGCGCAACGTGACAACGGATCCCAGGATGATTCTGTTGGTGTGCTCCGTCGCTTTGCTCTGCTTGCTGCCCGGCAGCCTTTGCGCTCCCCCGACCTGCGATGAGCTGATCCGGCCGCTGGTGGGCATGACTCCCGGCCAAGCGGCGGGTAGCTGGGCCACGCTCGCCGCCAGCATGACCAGCGCGTCGGACGAAGTCCTCCTTGGGCAGAGGGACAGCATCACTTTCCACGCGTACGACTTCACCTGCATCCAAGCCAACCGCTTTGGAGATGAGTGCAAGTACTACCGCCTCAATGTCACCTTGAAAGACAACGTCATGACCGTGAAGGCCATGGGAATCAGCATGGCGGGGACCTTCTACTACACGTCCTGCCCAGACTGCTTGGTGTTTACCTTCAAAGTGGAAGGCCTGGACAGCACCGACCTTTATCTGGTGAGCAAGAGGCGAGAGTTGGAGCTGAGCGAGAAGGAAGAATTTGCGGCTCAGGCCAAGTGTCTGAACTTGCGGGAACCCGTCTGGATGGATCCCACCAAGCCGCTTTGTGAAAGAAAGCTGGCTGAGGAAGTCACAGTCTACGGTCCTGACTTCAtaactgaataa
- the LOC144055368 gene encoding uncharacterized protein LOC144055368, whose amino-acid sequence MYILQARPHRSFTMILLACAVVVACLLSGTTCVPLACENLIRPLVDMPPNHLEGTWALVAGSLNRSVDEDALKTRDSVTFESNHAYVQRNRVADKCQSYTLNATRAGHVLTLRGPTYLFTATFHHTSCPTCLLFRFDVQAPSHTTTDLYLVSTKRELDASEKVEFAAQANCLGLREPIWMDPTKELC is encoded by the exons atgtacattttacag GCTCGTCCTCATCGCTCCTTCACAATGATTCTCCTGGCGTGCGCCGTCGTCGTGGCCTGCTTGCTGTCCGGCACCACTTGCGTCCCTCTGGCCTGCGAAAACCTGATCAGGCCTCTGGTGGACATGCCTCCCAACCATCTGGAGGGAACGTGGGCCTTGGTTGCCGGCAGTTTGAACAGATCGGTGGACGAAGACGCCCTCAAAACCAGAGACAGTGTCACTTTCGAGTCAAACCACGCCTACGTCCAACGTAACCGCGTGGCGGACAAGTGCCAGTCGTACACGCTCAACGCCACCCGGGCAGGCCACGTCTTGACCCTGAGAGGGCCCACCTATCTCTTCACAGCAACCTTCCATCATACCTCCTGCCCAACCTGTCTGTTGTTCCGCTTCGACGTGCAGGCGCCAAGCCACACCACCACCGACCTCTACCTGGTGAGCACGAAGCGAGAGTTGGACGCCAGCGAGAAGGTGGAGTTTGCGGCTCAGGCTAACTGTCTGGGCTTGCGGGAACCCATCTGGATGGATCCCACCAAGGAGCTTTGTTAG
- the LOC144055740 gene encoding uncharacterized protein LOC144055740 isoform X1, whose amino-acid sequence MGYVRAHITSVTDTCVHIPKARPHRSFTMILLACAVVVACLLSGTTCVPLACENLIRPLVDMPPNQLEGTWALVAGSLNRSVDEDVIKTRDSVTFESNHAYVQRNRVADKCQSYTLNATRAGNVLTLRGPTYLFTATFHHTSCPTCLLFRFDVQAPSHTTTDLYLVSTKRELDASEKVEFAAQANCLGLREPIWMDPTKELC is encoded by the coding sequence ATGGGCTATGTCCGTGCGCACATTACCAGCGTGACTGACACTTGTGTCCACATCCCAAAGGCTCGTCCTCATCGCTCCTTCACAATGATTCTCCTGGCGTGCGCCGTCGTCGTGGCCTGCTTGCTGTCCGGCACCACTTGCGTCCCTCTGGCCTGCGAAAATCTGATCAGGCCTCTGGTGGACATGCCTCCCAACCAATTGGAGGGAACGTGGGCCTTGGTTGCCGGCAGTTTGAACAGATCGGTGGACGAAGACGTCATCAAGACCAGAGACAGTGTCACTTTCGAGTCAAACCACGCCTACGTCCAACGTAACCGCGTGGCGGACAAGTGCCAGTCGTACACGCTCAACGCCACCCGGGCAGGCAACGTCTTGACCCTGAGAGGGCCCACCTATCTCTTCACAGCAACCTTCCATCATACCTCCTGCCCAACCTGTCTGTTGTTCCGCTTCGACGTGCAGGCGCCAAGCCACACCACCACCGACCTCTACCTGGTGAGCACGAAGCGAGAGTTGGACGCCAGCGAGAAGGTGGAGTTTGCGGCTCAGGCTAACTGTCTGGGCTTGCGGGAACCCATCTGGATGGATCCCACCAAGGAGCTTTGTTAG
- the palm3 gene encoding paralemmin-3 isoform X2, producing MRRRISWRRLLKMMVGLLLSPQMSTLCCVSSWIELKSYLNLFFATLQLHGQLLLSWNAGFAGEDEKQQQIAEDQTEAVDMEAGDMGTVEDYATKAIHEEQSVLMNGEGDCGLKHHEDALEKSAATNGPSGSVLVENHDQYEHIAHLSCTEVDEGILIIRAERVVITDDEEEVAPQERPKEGGVNVEEVQVAPEASKELAEDETSAAAKQAGSKHEETKGEDMKAEASASVLQLAADPLGGAVVALVPVFSQSQHTSPPSEEAPQAQEEEAILPVAEEPHMSSKAQGDTLVTPPQSQEVLLIDPTENHRTEAPLAEQQPLLEEAKAPEVEDDIATDNQSVSTETRAEVVQAPKKKTCLCCSVM from the exons ATGAGACGACGCATTTCATGGAGACGTCTCCTAAAGATGATGGTTGGATTATTACTATCGCCACAAATGTCCACTTTATGCTGTGTTTCAAGTTGGATTGAATTAAAGTCCTATCTAAACTTATTCTTCGCAACTTTGCAGCTGCATGGACAATT GTTGCTATCATGGAATGCGGGGTTTGCAGGGGAGGATGAGAAACAACAACAGATCGCAGAGGACCAAACA GAAGCCGTGGACATGGAAGCTGGAGATATGG GGACAGTTGAGGATTACGCCACCAAGGCGATCCACGAAGAACAATCTGTTCTGATGAACGGCGAAGGGGACTGTGGCCTCAAACACCACGAAGACGCTCTGGAGAAGTCCGCCGCCACAAACGGACCCAGCGGAAGCGTCCTCGTGGAGAATCATGACCAATACGAACACATTGCTCATCTAAGTTGCACGGAGGTGGACGAAGGCATCCTGATCATTCGGGCCGAACGTGTCGTCATCAcggatgatgaagaggaagtTGCGCCGCAAGAGCGTCCGAAGGAGGGAGGAGTAAATGTGGAGGAGGTGCAAGTAGCTCCAGAAGCTTCCAAAGAGTTGGCAGAGGATGAAACTAGTGCGGCGGCGAAGCAAGCAGGGAGTAAACATGAGGAGACAAAAGGCGAGGACATGAAAGCGGAAGCTTCAGCCTCCGTGCTGCAGTTAGCAGCCGATCCTCTAGGGGGCGCTGTGGTGGCTCTCGTGCCGGTCTTCTCTCAATCGCAACACACCAGTCCTCCTTCAGAGGAAGCACCGCAAGCCCAGGAAGAAGAAGCGATCCTACCAGTAGCGGAGGAGCCCCACATGTCCTCAAAAGCTCAAGGCGACACCCTGGTCACGCCCCCTCAGTCCCAGGAAGTCCTCCTGATCGACCCCACGGAGAACCACAGGACTGAGGCGCCACTCGCTGAGCAGCAGCCCCTCCTGGAAGAGGCCAAAGCCCCCGAAGTTGAGGATGACATCGCCACCGACAACCAGTCGGTTTCCACGGAAACACGGGCGGAGGTCGTGCAGGCCCCCAAGAAGAAAACCTGCCTGTGCTGCTCGGTCATGTAA
- the LOC144055740 gene encoding uncharacterized protein LOC144055740 isoform X2, which yields MYILQARPHRSFTMILLACAVVVACLLSGTTCVPLACENLIRPLVDMPPNQLEGTWALVAGSLNRSVDEDVIKTRDSVTFESNHAYVQRNRVADKCQSYTLNATRAGNVLTLRGPTYLFTATFHHTSCPTCLLFRFDVQAPSHTTTDLYLVSTKRELDASEKVEFAAQANCLGLREPIWMDPTKELC from the exons atgtacattttacag GCTCGTCCTCATCGCTCCTTCACAATGATTCTCCTGGCGTGCGCCGTCGTCGTGGCCTGCTTGCTGTCCGGCACCACTTGCGTCCCTCTGGCCTGCGAAAATCTGATCAGGCCTCTGGTGGACATGCCTCCCAACCAATTGGAGGGAACGTGGGCCTTGGTTGCCGGCAGTTTGAACAGATCGGTGGACGAAGACGTCATCAAGACCAGAGACAGTGTCACTTTCGAGTCAAACCACGCCTACGTCCAACGTAACCGCGTGGCGGACAAGTGCCAGTCGTACACGCTCAACGCCACCCGGGCAGGCAACGTCTTGACCCTGAGAGGGCCCACCTATCTCTTCACAGCAACCTTCCATCATACCTCCTGCCCAACCTGTCTGTTGTTCCGCTTCGACGTGCAGGCGCCAAGCCACACCACCACCGACCTCTACCTGGTGAGCACGAAGCGAGAGTTGGACGCCAGCGAGAAGGTGGAGTTTGCGGCTCAGGCTAACTGTCTGGGCTTGCGGGAACCCATCTGGATGGATCCCACCAAGGAGCTTTGTTAG